In Mycobacterium tuberculosis H37Rv, a single window of DNA contains:
- a CDS encoding acyltransferase, with protein sequence MSEEAFIYEAIRTPRGKQKNGSLHEVKPLSLVVGLIDELRKRHPDLDENLISDVILGCVSPVGDQGGDIARAAVLASGMPVTSGGVQLNRFCASGLEAVNTAAQKVRSGWDDLVLAGGVESMSRVPMGSDGGAMGLDPATNYDVMFVPQSIGADLIATIEGFSREDVDAYALRSQQKAAEAWSGGYFAKSVVPVRDQNGLLILDHDEHMRPDTTKEGLAKLKPAFEGLAALGGFDDVALQKYHWVEKINHVHTGGNSSGIVDGAALVMIGSAAAGKLQGLTPRARIVATATSGADPVIMLTGPTPATRKVLDRAGLTVDDIDLFELNEAFASVVLKFQKDLNIPDEKLNVNGGAIAMGHPLGATGAMILGTMVDELERRNARRALITLCIGGGMGVATIIERV encoded by the coding sequence ATGTCCGAAGAAGCCTTCATCTACGAGGCCATCCGCACCCCGCGCGGCAAACAAAAGAACGGATCGTTGCACGAAGTCAAGCCATTGAGCCTGGTCGTCGGCCTGATCGACGAGCTGCGCAAGCGCCATCCCGACCTCGACGAGAACCTGATCAGCGACGTCATCTTGGGCTGCGTCTCACCGGTGGGCGACCAGGGCGGCGACATCGCCCGCGCCGCAGTGCTGGCATCGGGCATGCCGGTCACCTCCGGCGGTGTGCAGCTCAACCGGTTCTGCGCGTCCGGCCTGGAGGCCGTCAACACCGCCGCGCAGAAGGTGCGTTCGGGCTGGGATGACCTGGTGCTGGCCGGCGGCGTGGAGTCGATGAGCCGGGTGCCGATGGGCTCCGACGGCGGCGCTATGGGCCTGGACCCGGCGACCAACTACGACGTCATGTTCGTCCCGCAGAGCATCGGCGCCGACCTGATCGCCACCATCGAGGGCTTCTCCCGCGAAGACGTCGACGCCTACGCGCTACGCAGCCAGCAAAAGGCCGCCGAGGCGTGGTCGGGCGGCTACTTCGCCAAGTCGGTGGTGCCGGTGCGCGACCAGAACGGCCTGCTGATCCTCGATCATGACGAACACATGCGGCCGGACACCACCAAGGAGGGTCTGGCCAAGCTGAAGCCGGCCTTCGAAGGCCTGGCCGCGCTGGGCGGTTTCGACGACGTGGCGCTGCAGAAGTACCACTGGGTGGAAAAGATCAACCACGTACACACCGGCGGCAACAGCTCGGGGATCGTCGACGGTGCCGCGCTGGTGATGATCGGTTCCGCGGCCGCCGGCAAGTTGCAGGGCCTGACTCCGCGGGCGCGCATCGTCGCCACCGCCACCAGCGGCGCCGACCCGGTGATCATGCTCACCGGCCCCACCCCGGCCACCCGCAAGGTGCTCGACCGCGCCGGGCTGACCGTCGACGACATCGACCTGTTCGAGCTCAACGAGGCGTTCGCGTCGGTGGTGCTGAAGTTCCAGAAGGACCTCAACATTCCCGACGAGAAGCTCAACGTCAACGGTGGCGCCATCGCGATGGGCCACCCGCTGGGTGCCACCGGCGCGATGATCCTGGGCACCATGGTCGACGAACTGGAGCGCCGCAACGCCCGACGTGCACTCATCACGCTGTGCATCGGGGGCGGCATGGGTGTCGCGACGATCATCGAGAGGGTTTAA